From Sulfurovum zhangzhouensis, the proteins below share one genomic window:
- a CDS encoding DUF7220 family protein: MQSKKHSHLEALTNQVLGIAIGWSLVYFAFPIIGLEPTAPF; this comes from the coding sequence ATGCAGAGTAAAAAACACAGCCACCTAGAGGCACTGACAAATCAGGTACTAGGTATCGCGATAGGATGGTCGCTTGTATACTTCGCTTTCCCTATCATTGGATTAGAGCCTACCGCTCCTTTTTAA
- a CDS encoding DNA cytosine methyltransferase, whose amino-acid sequence MSKRVLHPRLGVNDEELSVELFAGGGGVSAGGKMIGFKFDIAINHSPSALAIHRANFPKSIQMINDVFEYHPLLVTRGAGVKHLHLSPDCTYHSRAKGKKKVLNRHTICGDHCSVDHTKLSQETADRIRGLAWVGIGWAATVRPRRITLENVSEFKDWGATMVDKDGDIVPDPSRKGETFNAFVGVLTTGIPENHPSFIEIERFLKPFIGKDYSRKQLIKGLGYEVEFKELVASDYGSPTSRKRLYMMARCDGMPIEWPEPTHGDPSAKGFKESGLKTWRTAGECIDWEVPTPSIFKSKQQIKEELNLKVVRPLADNTMKRIANGIKKFVIETDKPYIVKINHKGDQYRGQSIDEPLHTITSKNGYGLAVPYFQSYYGETKGADVRGGTLDRPLHTITSGGQRFGLVVPYITGIDNKSSGDKSVWSADRPLTTIVTEKRHAITAAYVINAKGTDPKRMPIGNSLEEPLTTITASDTHGVIMAHIQHQFGQSVGQKIDMPLNAITAIPKMSVIASHCIKMKGDNLGYGCDEPVHTITAGGLSHGLIASHLYKFYGNDIHGQSCDEPLHTIRTKDCFGVLQEKLMTPPISDDDRYTAWWIARMMEEYADEPVPMIGAIPLPRKRFVQTRSGDIIVDIGMRMFTERELFRAQGFPDDFIYDPEYEVVEKGVTKTKKVTKTEAVRMVGNSVPPHVAKAILWEMEESELIFEKETVA is encoded by the coding sequence ATGAGTAAAAGAGTCCTGCACCCTAGATTAGGTGTCAATGATGAAGAATTAAGCGTTGAGTTATTTGCAGGTGGTGGCGGTGTAAGTGCCGGCGGTAAGATGATAGGCTTTAAGTTTGACATAGCTATCAATCACTCACCATCAGCACTGGCCATACACCGCGCTAACTTTCCTAAATCTATTCAGATGATCAATGATGTATTCGAGTATCATCCATTACTTGTAACAAGGGGTGCAGGAGTCAAGCATCTTCACCTATCCCCGGACTGTACCTATCATTCCAGGGCAAAGGGTAAAAAGAAAGTACTTAACCGCCATACGATATGCGGAGATCACTGCAGTGTAGATCATACCAAACTATCACAGGAAACGGCAGACCGCATCCGTGGCCTTGCATGGGTTGGTATCGGTTGGGCTGCCACTGTAAGACCACGCAGGATTACGCTTGAAAATGTTTCAGAGTTTAAAGACTGGGGAGCAACGATGGTAGACAAAGACGGTGACATCGTTCCGGACCCATCACGTAAGGGAGAAACATTCAATGCATTCGTAGGTGTACTCACTACTGGAATACCTGAAAATCACCCATCATTCATCGAGATAGAACGTTTCCTAAAGCCTTTCATAGGAAAAGACTATAGTAGGAAGCAGCTTATCAAAGGTCTTGGATATGAAGTCGAGTTCAAGGAGCTTGTAGCATCTGACTATGGATCACCTACAAGCAGAAAAAGACTTTATATGATGGCACGTTGTGATGGTATGCCTATAGAGTGGCCTGAGCCTACTCATGGAGATCCATCTGCAAAAGGGTTCAAAGAAAGCGGTCTTAAGACATGGAGAACCGCTGGAGAATGTATAGACTGGGAAGTACCTACCCCATCTATCTTCAAGTCAAAGCAACAGATCAAAGAAGAGCTTAATCTAAAAGTGGTTCGGCCACTTGCAGACAATACCATGAAGCGTATCGCAAATGGAATCAAGAAGTTTGTCATTGAGACGGATAAACCGTATATAGTAAAGATCAACCACAAAGGAGATCAATACCGTGGCCAAAGTATCGATGAACCATTGCATACAATCACGTCTAAAAACGGATATGGACTTGCAGTGCCATATTTTCAATCATATTACGGAGAAACAAAAGGTGCAGACGTGCGAGGCGGTACACTTGACCGTCCATTGCATACGATCACGTCCGGAGGCCAACGGTTTGGGCTTGTAGTTCCATATATCACCGGGATTGATAATAAATCAAGTGGAGATAAATCAGTATGGAGCGCAGACCGTCCATTGACTACTATAGTTACCGAAAAACGACATGCCATCACTGCTGCATATGTGATCAATGCAAAAGGCACTGATCCAAAACGTATGCCTATTGGAAACAGTCTTGAAGAACCTCTTACCACGATCACGGCAAGTGATACCCATGGTGTTATCATGGCACATATACAACACCAATTCGGTCAAAGCGTTGGTCAAAAGATAGATATGCCACTTAATGCGATCACGGCTATACCAAAGATGTCAGTTATCGCCTCCCACTGTATCAAAATGAAGGGTGACAACCTGGGATATGGTTGCGATGAACCGGTACATACTATCACGGCCGGTGGCCTGTCTCATGGCCTTATTGCTTCACACTTGTATAAGTTCTATGGTAATGACATACATGGTCAATCATGCGATGAGCCGCTTCATACGATAAGGACTAAGGACTGCTTTGGTGTTTTGCAAGAAAAACTAATGACACCACCTATCAGCGATGATGATCGATACACAGCATGGTGGATAGCACGTATGATGGAAGAGTATGCAGATGAACCAGTACCAATGATCGGTGCGATACCATTGCCACGTAAGCGTTTTGTTCAGACAAGATCGGGAGACATCATTGTTGACATCGGTATGCGTATGTTCACAGAGCGTGAGCTTTTCAGAGCGCAGGGATTCCCGGATGATTTCATCTATGATCCGGAATATGAAGTGGTAGAAAAAGGTGTGACAAAGACAAAGAAAGTCACTAAGACAGAGGCAGTAAGAATGGTAGGAAATTCCGTTCCCCCTCATGTAGCAAAAGCTATCTTATGGGAAATGGAAGAGTCTGAACTTATCTTTGAAAAAGAGACTGTAGCGTAA
- a CDS encoding tyrosine-type recombinase/integrase — MASDWELIPTKYEGLYYRKNQRNKKVFIARFKIDGKAYKRKVGSEPSMNTMMANEARLKLISEMKSDIEDVILEKTFDEYFEEYLESWRATHSESWWYNTNLNYNRYLKDAVGDMLPSQIRSFYIQKIMNNMLLGENDKHKKYKPSTVKHVKNAVTGTFDHIIKQGINIRNIGRDLTIPSYDNKVYFSISDDQAKKLFDVILSYDDPKWRAYFVWLLHGRRKMEVAEARWEWLHMHNMEYVIPGKYTKSGKDIIAPITNLLKDALERYGIREEGFVFVGNGQTGHISSTGIDFQWRNIRALAGVPKMRLHDIRHLIGYIGVNSGYSLEQIGAVLSHGSTETTKRYSNMKRDTARDVLGNMFDMYVK, encoded by the coding sequence ATGGCATCAGATTGGGAATTGATACCTACAAAATATGAGGGATTATACTATCGAAAGAATCAACGTAATAAGAAAGTATTTATAGCGCGCTTTAAGATAGATGGTAAAGCATATAAGCGTAAAGTAGGTTCAGAACCATCTATGAATACTATGATGGCAAATGAAGCTAGACTTAAATTGATCTCTGAAATGAAAAGTGATATTGAAGATGTTATCTTAGAAAAAACTTTTGATGAGTATTTTGAAGAGTACCTTGAGAGTTGGAGAGCTACTCATAGCGAGAGCTGGTGGTATAACACAAATCTAAATTACAATAGGTATCTAAAAGATGCAGTAGGAGATATGCTGCCAAGTCAGATTAGATCATTTTATATACAAAAGATCATGAATAATATGTTGCTTGGAGAAAATGATAAGCATAAGAAGTATAAGCCTTCCACTGTGAAGCATGTGAAGAATGCAGTGACCGGCACCTTTGATCATATCATAAAACAAGGTATAAATATCAGAAATATAGGACGGGATCTCACTATACCAAGCTATGATAATAAGGTGTATTTCTCTATATCAGATGATCAGGCTAAGAAGCTGTTCGATGTGATACTGAGTTATGATGATCCAAAGTGGAGAGCTTACTTTGTATGGTTGCTTCATGGTAGGAGGAAGATGGAGGTAGCTGAGGCACGCTGGGAATGGTTACACATGCATAATATGGAGTATGTGATACCAGGGAAATATACTAAGTCAGGGAAAGACATCATAGCACCTATAACGAATTTACTCAAAGATGCACTCGAAAGGTATGGTATAAGGGAAGAGGGGTTTGTGTTTGTCGGTAATGGTCAGACCGGGCATATATCATCGACCGGCATTGACTTCCAGTGGAGGAATATCAGGGCTTTGGCAGGTGTACCAAAGATGAGACTGCATGATATACGTCACCTGATAGGATATATAGGGGTAAATAGCGGATATAGTCTTGAGCAGATCGGAGCAGTGTTATCACATGGATCTACAGAGACTACAAAAAGATACTCAAATATGAAGAGGGATACGGCTAGAGATGTACTGGGGAATATGTTTGATATGTATGTTAAATAG
- a CDS encoding 2-oxoacid:acceptor oxidoreductase family protein yields MSRIVMRFTGVGGQGVLLAGEIFAAAKIKTGGYGIKTATYTSQVRGGPTVVDIQLDDKEIFYPYAIDGQIDFMLSVADVSFQLFKKGVREGGTIVIEPNLVFPSDEDRKKWNIVEIPIITIAKEEVGNVITQSVVALAIANTYMEALNEDVLIETMLSKVPKKVHELNLKAFELGKKYALESKVEA; encoded by the coding sequence ATGAGTAGAATTGTAATGAGATTTACCGGTGTTGGTGGTCAAGGTGTTCTTCTAGCAGGTGAGATCTTCGCAGCAGCGAAGATCAAAACAGGTGGATATGGTATCAAAACTGCTACGTATACATCTCAAGTACGTGGTGGTCCGACTGTGGTTGATATCCAATTGGATGACAAAGAGATCTTTTATCCGTATGCAATCGATGGTCAAATCGACTTCATGCTATCTGTTGCGGATGTAAGTTTCCAACTTTTCAAAAAAGGTGTACGTGAAGGTGGTACGATCGTAATCGAACCAAACCTTGTTTTCCCAAGTGATGAGGATAGAAAAAAATGGAACATTGTTGAGATTCCAATCATTACTATCGCTAAAGAAGAAGTAGGGAACGTAATTACTCAATCAGTTGTTGCTCTAGCTATTGCTAACACTTATATGGAAGCACTTAATGAAGATGTACTGATCGAGACAATGCTTTCAAAAGTACCTAAAAAAGTACATGAGCTTAACCTAAAAGCTTTTGAACTTGGAAAAAAATACGCGCTTGAATCAAAAGTAGAGGCGTAA